A stretch of Lactuca sativa cultivar Salinas chromosome 6, Lsat_Salinas_v11, whole genome shotgun sequence DNA encodes these proteins:
- the LOC111908846 gene encoding protein DCL, chloroplastic, with protein sequence MEAISWSSSHIYLNNRTHVSLPFHLSSTNPSILSFHYRHTTFSALKISRGDTSPQQGGAAYSAADLLRKPAVEVKDYDRGFSKGESEFEDDEAMERVEESWVDWEDRILEDTVPLVGFVRMILHSGKYESGERLSSEHENIILQRLLAHHPESEKKIGCGIDYIMVGHHPDFESSRCLFIVRKNGEMVDFSYWKCVKAFIKKKYPLQADSFINQHFQRRRRHD encoded by the exons ATGGAAGCAATTTCATGGTCATCTTCTCACATTTACCTCAATAACAGAACCCATGTCTCTCTTCCTTTCCACTTGTCGTCAACGAATCCTTCAATCCTTTCTTTCCATTATCGTCACACGACATTTTCTGCCTTGAAAATTAGCAGAGGTGATACCAGCCCCCAGCAGGGTGGGGCTGCTTACTCCGCCGCTGATTTATTGAGAAAGCCGGCCGTGGAGGTGAAGGACTATGACAGAGGGTTTTCGAAAGGGGAATCTGAATTCGAAGATGATGAGGCAATGGAAAGAGTGGAAGAAAGCTGGGTGGATTGGGAGGATCGAATTTTGGAGGATACTGTACCCTTGGTTGGCTTTGTTAGGATGATTCTTCATTCCGGCAA ATATGAAAGTGGTGAGAGATTAAGCTCCGAGCATGAAAACATCATTCTACAGAGGTTGTTGGCTCATCATCCAGAGAGTGAGAAGAAAATTGGATGTGGAATTGATTACATCATG GTTGGACACCATCCAGATTTTGAAAGCTCAAGATGTCTATTCATTGTGCGTAAGAATGGAGAAATGGTTGACTTTTCATATTGGAAATGTGTGAAGGCgtttataaagaaaaaatatCCTTTACAAGCAGACAGTTTTATCAATCAGCATTTTCAAAGGCGAAGGCGTCATGATTGA
- the LOC111908847 gene encoding probable BOI-related E3 ubiquitin-protein ligase 2, whose translation MAMPEHHQFNNFLQQQHQQQQQSKSFRDIFNNMEGQISPQINYINADQAHHPPYIPQFHVVGFAPGTDVSDGGFDLQRNYDLESRKKRPNEQEFFENNNTNSQISSIDFLQPRSVSTGLGLSLDNGRLASSGESSFVAGLMGDEIEMELRRQDAEIDRFMKIQADRLRQAVLEKVHANHLQIISHVEDKFIKKLHEKESEIETINRKNMELESQVEHLAMEAATWQQRAKYSENMVNTLKVNLQQVYTHGRDSKEGCGDSEVDDTASCCNGRAIDFHLLCKGNNGMREMMTCKVCGVNEVCMLLLPCKHLCLCKECESKVSLCPLCQCSKYIGMEVYM comes from the exons ATGGCTATGCCTGAGCACCACCAATTCAACAACTTCCTTCAACAACAGCATCAACAGCAACAGCAATCGAAGTCTTTCAG AGATATATTCAACAACATGGAAGGTCAGATTTCACCGCAGATTAACTATATAAACGCCGATCAAGCTCATCACCCTCCATATATCCCTCAGT TTCATGTGGTAGGGTTTGCACCAGGTACGGATGTTAGCGATGGCGGATTCGATTTGCAGCGGAATTATGATTTGGAATCGAGAAAAAAGAGGCCTAATGAGCAAGAGTTCTTCGAAAATAACAATACAAATTCTCAGATATCATCTATTGATTTCTTGCAACCTCGATCCGTTTCAACAGGATTAGGTTTGTCTCTCGACAATGGTAGGTTAGCTTCATCTGGCGAATCCTCTTTTGTTGCTGGACTTATGGGAGATGAAATTGAAATGGAATTGCGTAGGCAAGATGCTGAGATTGATAGGTTTATGAAAATCCAG GCCGATAGACTCAGGCAAGCAGTTCTTGAGAAGGTACACGCCAACCACCTTCAAATAATCTCACATGTCGAAGACAAATTCATCAAAAAACTCCATGAAAAAGAATCCGAAATCGAAACCATCAACAGAAAAAACATGGAACTAGAATCACAAGTCGAACACCTCGCCATGGAAGCTGCCACCTGGCAACAACGAGCTAAATACAGTGAGAACATGGTCAACACCCTCAAGGTCAACCTTCAACAAGTTTACACACATGGAAGGGACAGTAAAGAAGGGTGTGGTGATAGTGAGGTTGATGACACAGCTTCCTGTTGCAATGGTAGAGCTATTGATTTTCACCTTCTTTGCAAGGGTAATAATGGAATGAGGGAAATGATGACGTGTAAGGTATGTGGGGTGAATGAAGTGTGCATGCTTTTGTTACCATGTAAGCATCTTTGTCTGTGTAAGGAATGTGAAAGTAAGGTTAGTTTGTGTCCATTGTGTCAGTGTTCCAAGTATATAGGTATGGAGGTTTATATGTAA
- the LOC111908848 gene encoding uncharacterized protein LOC111908848, protein MHHTKTDSDATSVTTSSPTRSPPRRPAYYVQSPSHDGDKHLTTISFHSTPALLSPNGSPPHSHSSVGHHSRESSSTRFSGSLKPNGARKISPNDIAMKSFAKSWEKQFNSIEEEGLLEDDDLEKPIPRRCYVLGFVICFLILFFLFALILYGAAKPQKPNLTMKSIKFERFVIQAGSDSTGVATDMVTTNATVKFTFRNTATFFGLHVTSTPIDLSFSQITVGSGSMKKFYQSRKSQRLLTISVIGDKIPLYGSGQGINSLKGSPTSPVPLKLSFVVRSRGYVLGKLVKPKFYHRVECSVAYDPKKINVPMSLKNNCKFL, encoded by the exons ATGCACCACACCAAGACCGATTCCGATGCCACAAGCGTCACCACGTCATCCCCCACGCGTTCTCCTCCCCGTCGTCCGGCCTACTACGTGCAGAGCCCATCCCACGACGGCGACAAGCATCTCACCACCATCTCCTTCCACTCCACTCCCGCCTTGCTCAGCCCCAACGGTTCCCCTCCCCATTCCCACTCCTCCGTCGGCCACCACTCCCGTGAATCATCCTCCACTCGCTTTTCCGGCTCCCTCAAACCCAATGGAGCCCGCAAGATCTCCCCTAACGACATCGCGATGAAGAGTTTTGCCAAGTCGTGGGAAAAACAGTTCAATTCCATCGAAGAAGAAGGTCTTCTCGAAGACGACGACTTGGAGAAACCCATCCCTCGTCGCTGCTATGTTTTGggatttgttatttgttttctGATTCTCTTCTTCCTCTTTGCTTTGATCTTATACGGCGCTGCTAAACCCCAAAAACCTAATCTCACCATGAAG AGTATTAAATTTGAGAGATTTGTGATTCAAGCCGGGTCGGATTCCACCGGAGTAGCCACTGATATGGTGACGACGAACGCCACCGTCAAGTTCACTTTCCGTAACACTGCTACATTTTTCGGCCTCCATGTCACGTCCACACCGATTGATCTTTCCTTCTCTCAAATTACAGTTGGCTCCGGCAGT ATGAAAAAGTTTTATCAATCGAGAAAAAGTCAGCGATTGTTGACGATATCAGTGATCGGGGATAAGATTCCGTTGTACGGAAGCGGACAGGGGATAAACAGCTTGAAAGGGTCGCCGACGTCACCGGTGCCATTGAAGCTGAGCTTCGTGGTTCGATCAAGAGGATACGTTCTGGGTAAACTTGTGAAACCGAAATTCTACCACAGAGTTGAGTGTTCAGTTGCTTATGATCCTAAGAAGATCAATGTTCCAATGTCGCTTAAAAATAATTGCAAGTTTCTATAA